From Falco naumanni isolate bFalNau1 chromosome 4, bFalNau1.pat, whole genome shotgun sequence:
TTCAATTGCTTTTACCATCTTACTTTAAAAACTGATTACAAGCAAATGAAACTCAGTTGTCTAAGTGATATAGTatacaaaaataacatcttgctttctgtgaaaatgcatttatttgcaaCTCCTGAATAGCTCCAAATTGTATATGCTATGAGCACTGATGTCTGGGTTTCAGatttactttgaaatatttactcAAAAGCTTTCCATTACGTTCTGTATCTCCAACATGAACATTCATTGACTGAATTACTGTTACTTTTAAGTTTATTCCcgatttctctctctctctctcatggCCATGAACAGGCATGTGCATCTTGTTTGTTTACTCCCACTCAGCTATATGCTCTAGGTAGGGCCCGATACAGATATTACTTGGTGTTAACAGCTACTGAGGTCAGACAATCCAAGGCCattgtaataaaattaaagttaTGAGGAAGTTTAGACACTTCCagaatttctttcctcctgcataGGATCACTTCCATGTAACCCAGAGAGGGTTTGCTGGTCTGACTCAACTCTTCCCACTCATCAATCCCTATTCACCAGTGGCACGGAAAGGGGGTTCTTTAACAAAGCATTATACATAACACCTCTACCAAActaaacataaacatttttgtaGTTAAATGCAGAAAGTTGATTTTTCcacccctttcctccttttacACGGCAAGTAAAGCTCACTGGCCTGGGAGTAGCCTCTATCTGCCAACCTTTGGCCAGTGAAGAggattcagagaaaaataatacaacCATCAATCAGAAAAAGGAGGGGcgacaaaggaaaataattaggCTGTAGCTTCAATTGTGCATTCTCGTGCAAGGTGCCCTGACTCGCCGCAGCGATAGCAGTTGACTTCACTGGTCTTGCTGCAGTTGATGGCTACATGGCCAGTTTCACCACACCTGCAAAAAGCAAATGATTTGATCAAAGACATCCAGAAAAAGTCAAGTCAGAAAAGCAATCCTATTCTGTCAGGTACATCATCTACTTAAACCTCACACAACACTAGTTCTTGCACTCAAAGACTTCTGTTTTAGTGTTCCAAAATTCTTTGACAAGGCAAGCTTCTGTCCTCACCAGAGCAAGGAACTGTTCCCCAACTCCTCAACTCGCACTAATCACTATATGCCAAAACCACGCTACATCAAACACAGAAgttggtaaaaagaaaaaaaccaaaccacccttGTGCTGGGTTTTGCCTGCTTCAATGCCTCTGTCTGCAGTTCAGCCTTGTTCTGAGAGTAAGTAGTAACTCAAACACACCAtgttctctctccttcctccacagGAGGGAACTTTGGCAGGAGTGCAGAAGACTGCACTCAGGAAGGCACTGTTTCTGGTACAGGTCTGCATGCGAAAGCCAGGCAGCATTTTGAAGCTGGCATTTCAAACTGATTTAAAACCTGCTTCTATGTGTAGTTCCTACAACCAAGACATTTAAAGTATATTCTcactggggctggctgtgccagtCAACTGATTTGTACAGCTGGAGTTTGTTAGTTCCCAGAGGATACAGGGTACCCAACTCTAGTTTACATTTGTGCTACAGGCAAGTACTTCCTGTTACCTTCCACAAAAAGATAGAGCCCTTTCTCCTGTACAGCTCAAGGGATTtaacatctgcatttttctggcCATCTAGAGATGCAAATCACTGAACTGATTACTCGACTGGGCTAGCAGGTGTTACAAATCTTCATTTTGAACAGTAGATAATTCTTAAAACAACTAGGCTAGCTGGCCAAAGTTTAGGCTTCATTTCCTAACCAAAATCAGACTCAGCAATGCATGTGTCACTTAAGGTACATTTTGCAGTTGTCTTATCAGTTCTTACCTATAGCATTTCACTTTGGTGCAGTCTTTTTGAATGTGTCCAAACTCTCCACAAGAATAGCACTTCTGCTCATCTGCATGGTCACAGTCACGAGCCAGGTGGCCAGGTTTGCCACAGTTGTAGCAGCActgctctctctccctcttgGGTTCCTTGCAGTCCTTCGCAATATGGCCACCTCTACCGCAGTTATAGCAGGCTTCCACAATAAGAAAAACATACCAAACAAGACTATAAAACCTTGGTAGAGTGAGATGTAGCATGCTTGTAATATAGGACACGTACAGCTAATGTTTTACTGACTTTTGATCAGTGTACTGTATCCTTCTCTTCAACCCCAGATCTCTGTCCATATGATTGAAGAGGTAGAATATTTAGTGATACTTACCATCCTCCTGAAGATCACAGTCCTTGGCAAGGTGGCCAGACTCACCACAGCGGTAACAGATGTCCGGGAGAGATGAAGACATGAACTGGAAGCCTGCTTGAataacaggagagaaaaaaggctTAAGGGTTAAGTTCAGAATATTCTAAGAGTTCATCAAGGACACTGCCAGCTGAATTGACAAGTTAACTTAATGCCCTGGGCAAAATTCTTATGCAGAGGTAAGAACCAACCAAATTTATTACTAGTTTATGTCTCATCTTCTTCACTTTGGACTGACAAAGCCAGTTTTACAGACTACAGAGTGGTCAGCTAGAGATCTTACTAcacaaataaactgaaaaatcacaACAACCAATCACCTCTGCCACGGCTTCTCATCCCACGACCACGGCCAATTCCAGTAGGGCACTCCCGAGCCCAGTGGCCAGTACGTCCACACTTGAAGCACTCGTTGCTGCTCATGGCTGCAGATTAGCTGCCTGAGGAAGAAAGACACTTTTAGAACACCTTCTCctcccccaaaccaaaacctgcaTTAAAATTAAGAGATTTAGAGGTTTCCCACAGTGAACACCAAGCAGGACTTCTGGCTTACCCAGTATTCTTTTACAATACTGATCATGACTACTAAAACCACTGTAGAGGATAAGCTTTGCCTGGAGTAAGGCAGCtctgaacagcaaaaaaaaaaaaacaaactcaaaaccaGCGTAACACGTAGTGTTTCCTCTGTTCAGTTTTTGTAGACAGTCTTCACTTCAAGACCTTGTAAAATGCTTCGTagtgggggagaaaaagaagtagACCCCTTTAACTGTTGTCTTACCAGGGTTACTGTTGTTCTCTTTCAGTAATGCACCTTCTTATTTCCCAGAGTTAAAACGCAAAAGCCAGCTACTTCCCTctacaaatttttttcttcctggctttcTCTTGAAGTGTCTGACTGGCAACTACGTTTATTGAGTAATCCAGCTTCATTCTAGCAGCTACTTGTAAGAATAGGCAGTTATTAAACCTAAAGCCTTAAAGAGCACATTAGCTTAACATTTGAATACTTAAGCTCTTTAAGACCTATATCACAGGTAAACTCTGAGAAACAAGATTTACAACTGCAGTATATTAAGTATGCAGCCTGAGCTACAGGTTAACTCCCAGGTttacatggaaagaaaatgtttaagacATTTGGCTTCCCTAAAAGACACCAGACACTTGCCAGATATCTAGAAGGCTAACTTGGAAAGCATCCTTAGAATGCTGGGAGAACATCAGATAGGCATGCCTGTCCGAGACTGCACAAACCACTTCTTTTGCCCATATTGGGGAACAGAGGTATGCATTTCGTGGAGCAGAAAGTCAGTCTGCCACAGGCCACTGAGGCAGTGGTTAGGATGGGGCAGGTTAAACAGACTGCGGTCACAGTACCACAACTCCCCTAAGCTGTAAAACAGTTACGCAAGACTCCTAGAACTAGAAGAAGAACAAGGAagttaaacatttaaatttaagccttttaaaaaagtgtgCTTGAAGACAAGTTTAAAGTACACCGGTCTAAAAATACCTCTGTCAAGCTTTGTTTTGATGAAGTCTCCTCAAGTTTAAATGCTTCACATGCTCTCTCCCAATTCATTATTCTCAACCCAAGAGAAACAGAATCATTATTTGGTATGTTTGGCAGTTTACCTAATCTCCCCATCAAGGTAATCCTCCTCTCATAACCCTACAATCTATTCACATTAGAAtgcttccctcccccccaaacCATGCAACATCCCAGATTACCAGGAGCATTCACGAGTTATATCTTGAAGAAAGCCACTACAGAAGCAGTCAGAACAACACAAGACCTCAAGAAAGAACCAGAATCGGCATCCTGGCATTTAGCTCTTAAATGGAGAGAGTACATCTaaacatgaatttttatttaaagtactGCAATGCTGAACAAGCTTACTGCAGCTTTTAGCTACTCCTCCCTCAAAGCAGTTCCTCTCTCCAATCATCTTCAGCACAGAAGTGACTATCCAtccttccaacctcagcagAACCCTCAGTATTTAAAGTACGAGAGATACAAGCTTAGTATGCTACTTCTGTAATGCCACATCTGCCTTCCAGCTCGACCAGATGAAGGTGTTCACTCAAAGTGCTCAAATGAAAGGTTGCAAGATGATCTTAAACAGATCTAAACCAGAATAAAACAACTGGTTGCCTGAACACTTCAGAGATATACTTGGATTTTACATGTAACTGTCTTCTCTGCTTCATCTCGGTCTTCAAAGATTCCAAACCATCTTATTAGGACACCTAAGGGTGCAGAGCATTCAActgtggtggcagcagctggcactcAGTGTGCTATTGTTTATGCCTGTTTTCATAGCAACCATGTTGACACTGCGGAACAggaaaaacacatgcaaagccaactgcaggagctgggctcaAGCACAAGGGTTGATGCTGCTTTAAATTTAAAGCAGACAAGACAGGGGTCTCTTGAGTTATATACCAAGGTATATTCTTCACACAACTTCTAACTCTTCTAAAGTCTTTACAACACTTTTACAGATACTAACTACCAGGCTTTCATTCTAAACCACGAACTTGAGACTACAGCAGTATGTGACAGGATCAAATATTGCCACCAGTTACCCACATGAAGATCCTAACAAAGTCAGATTAACATACAGTAAAAGACAAACACTTAATAGGTGAGCTAGATCTGCTTTAGATACACAGTGGAGAAGTTTTTATACCAAGATTGATCTGCCAGCCTGAATCTAGTCTGTCCATCTGCCAGTGAGGGTCAGGATCTGCATGACAGCCAAAGCTCACTACTCACTGCCCCAAAGGAAcctgaaaaaagaagttttacaCCCAATTCAAGAATCGCTTCCCTTTTAACTACTCCCTCAAGAGGAAAACctgaagtttcttttcctctggtaTACATCAAATTGGCTTTAGGTTTCTTACTCGGTTTGTGTAATCTTAGTTCGCCAAACAACATTCTCTGCACAACTATCCTTCAAGGCTATTTGAGAGAGATTCATTTAAAACCCTTTATCTTCAGAGGCCCCTCTTCCCCCTGGACTCAGATATTTGAAGGTTACAGCTGCCACGTAAGTACGATTACAAAGCATGCTGCTCCATCTTCAGATACCCTAAGTATATGATAAAAGTACCAAACACAGTTTGCCCGGAATTTCTCCTCACcagtattttaatgtttaactTCTGCATTCTTCCTGTAAAGgatctgaaacaaaaacaagctCACCAGCTAGAGGTGGATGCAGCTGACACTGGTTTTACTCACCCCACATTCTAAGAAACCTTACATGAAACCAAACTGCCCACCAGTGTAAACTCGTTTTTAAAGCCAATAAAAGGCTTTATCTGAAAACGAAATCCAACAGCCACCTTTAAGGAGAAGAGGCTGGTTCAGAAGACAAGTCCTTAAATGGGTAGTCTCCAGCCTGTTTGGACACCATTACATTACTCAGTAACctccatgagaaaaaaaaaatcacccatgAGTGAAAACCAACCAAGTTCACATTCTCCTCTATTAGTCAATACTCCTCCATTTTGTCATCACAGGCAAGTTTCCAGCAGTTCCTTTTATCTATCAAGGCCACCTCCAGTACTTGCTGAAGTCTTCCTGGAAAGTTTTCACTGAAGTTGTATCTATTAGTGTTTTCCACAGTTCAACCGTGTCacacaaagcacacacaaaGCAGCTTGCCTCCCCCTCGACAGCCCACAGAACTATATTTTCACCTCACCAGGACACAAAAAtaagtaacagaaaacaaactatgTCCTCACTAAGTATTTCTGAGCCAGGTCAAATTCTGCAAGATACTAATCCACTGCCTCAGATTAGATTGCAACAGTTGTGAAGAAACACAAGTTCAGTTGCCCTCAAACCTTACCTTTCTACTAAAGAAACAAGTGTCATTCATCTGAACTCCTTCTACAGAGTTCTGTAATGGTAGTTTCAAGTTGAAATAAATCATCCTGCAGCCATTCAGCAAAAAATTAAGGatgaattttgttttgtaagaTTATCCTACTGCTAAAAAACCAGCTCCAAGATCCAAGTGGGAAGTGCCACCACTGTGGTTTCTTACATCAAATCTAAAGCTTCCAAGAACAACTTAAGTACCCAGCTTCAGAGTAACAAAAGTTTGTGATTCTTCTAGTGATACTCTTTTATCAAACGTCAAAGTGGAAGATCATGCCTTTCTGTGGCTTGACTGTTAATATGCATTCAGAACTTTTTAAAGCGGGAGATGTGCTATTAATCTGCAGGCTTCACACACAAGATCCAACAACATCCAAGCCTGGTTTAGTAGCCCCTCTGATGGAAACAACTACCACTCctttttttatggcttttagCCTAGACGCCCTCTGAGGATGAAGTtgttttaacaaacaaaaactaaGGCTCCCATAGTAGAAAGGAAGTTGAACTTCACCTCTGAGATTACTCATGGATTTTTCTGGATACTAGCACTTCCTTAGAATTCAACAGCCCAACAGTAACAGGAGCAGTTATCTTCATTATACTTACCAGGTGCTTCTTTTCATCTGCAAGTATCACTTTTATTCAGTATTAATAGGACTTCACTACTTCAATCAAAGGACAGACTAGATAAATGCCACTGCT
This genomic window contains:
- the LOC121088100 gene encoding cellular nucleic acid-binding protein isoform X4, which gives rise to MSSNECFKCGRTGHWARECPTGIGRGRGMRSRGRGFQFMSSSLPDICYRCGESGHLAKDCDLQEDACYNCGRGGHIAKDCKEPKREREQCCYNCGKPGHLARDCDHADEQKCYSCGEFGHIQKDCTKVKCYRCGETGHVAINCSKTSEVNCYRCGESGHLARECTIEATA
- the LOC121088100 gene encoding cellular nucleic acid-binding protein isoform X3 encodes the protein MSSNECFKCGRTGHWARECPTGIGRGRGMRSRGRGFQFMSSSLPDICYRCGESGHLAKDCDLQEDEACYNCGRGGHIAKDCKEPKREREQCCYNCGKPGHLARDCDHADEQKCYSCGEFGHIQKDCTKVKCYRCGETGHVAINCSKTSEVNCYRCGESGHLARECTIEATA
- the LOC121088100 gene encoding cellular nucleic acid-binding protein isoform X1; the protein is MSSNECFKCGRTGHWARECPTGIGRGRGMRSRGRAGFQFMSSSLPDICYRCGESGHLAKDCDLQEDEACYNCGRGGHIAKDCKEPKREREQCCYNCGKPGHLARDCDHADEQKCYSCGEFGHIQKDCTKVKCYRCGETGHVAINCSKTSEVNCYRCGESGHLARECTIEATA
- the LOC121088100 gene encoding cellular nucleic acid-binding protein isoform X2, which produces MSSNECFKCGRTGHWARECPTGIGRGRGMRSRGRAGFQFMSSSLPDICYRCGESGHLAKDCDLQEDACYNCGRGGHIAKDCKEPKREREQCCYNCGKPGHLARDCDHADEQKCYSCGEFGHIQKDCTKVKCYRCGETGHVAINCSKTSEVNCYRCGESGHLARECTIEATA